The Toxotes jaculatrix isolate fToxJac2 chromosome 14, fToxJac2.pri, whole genome shotgun sequence genomic interval CACTCAGCAGGATGAGAGAGTGAGATTATTTTCAACTTACAAAGTCTCTTTATGGGTAGTTGGGAAAGAGAAGGAATTCACGATGACTGAGCTGTTTTTGTACTTACTGGAGGGTGTGTTGTTTCTTTCCCCCGCTACCTTTCCACTAATACTTATAGCACTCGGCGAGTTAAAGTCAGAACATAGAGGAACATTCCAGACAGTTCAGAGGTTTGACCATCGTCCTTATCAGGATTCAAATTTCCTGTTTCTTAAGCACTAAGATGAACTTTGTCACACTATTTTTGATTCAAAGATCAGGCTATGGGAGTGTGTGCGTTTGCAGTGAGGTGAGGTCTCCCCCTGGTGTTCTGCCTCGTCGCTGTCCGCTTCTTCATGTTTGTAGCCCTGGTGACCATTCTGTCCAATAAAATCTGACTATGTAACCAAACCcgccctctccctccctccctcactttttcttttcgCGTGTTTTCATTTGACTGATATTATTTTAGGATGTCTAAACTCTATTCTGTGACTGTTTCCTCTTGACATTGTGTGAAATGAGGGTGGGGGTAGTGTAGGAACAATGGATCCTGGGTAATAGGGCTTGCAGTAAGGCTTTAAAGTCCAGTCTTCATTCTGTCTTTGTACGTGACAAATAAATTGgctcaaaaatgttttactttttccaaAGGAAACGGCgctaaagtgaaaacaaattgtGTCCAAACCTGACAGACTAGACGTTGAAATTAACTGAAGGAATAAACTTTCTGATCCTAACAAAAACATTATCATTAGAAGAAATGGTAAATAATTGTGGTTATAATAAAccatgagagagaaaaggattGGTCAGGAAATGCTTTGGCCGACATGTTTAATACATTTCTCCTGTCTTCCTTTTCCTCTACACCCAGGacgtaaaacaaaaataaaccccaaacagtaaaataataggATTAAAACACTTGCtgttaaaaacatttacattttcatctctgtagtagtagtagtggcaGTTATTGGCCTGCCACTGGAGTCTGTGCCAGCTTGAGCTCTTAACATGGACATGCTCTTACTGAGAAGTTCacactgatttttaaaagaACAGATTCCACAAGAATCAAGGCGAGGATTCCCCAAAGTGGCTTAGCACCAAAATCTAGGCTGGATTTCCTCAGCAAATGACACTGGCTGTGTACTTGTAATTCCAAGGGTGGAACTTAGAACAATTATTTCCCAACCTTTTAAATCCAATTTACACCCACAAGAACAGAGGGAGTCTGCGGCAAATATCGTTTTAAACTCCAAGTGCTTTTGGGAAACCAAGCCTACAACAGATTGATCCGACCTCTGCCAACATCTATATTAGAGTCATCTGACAGTATTGCATTACATCTTCAGATCACCTGTGATGGTTCATTCTCAGTTATACAGGAGACACAACACATGCTTAATCAGTGGCGATGCAggacaaaaaaatctcaaataaaaaataagtgaaaatcTCAAATATTTGACCAGTCACATTGCTTCAGTGTTggaacaatggctctgttcaggaaggagaaaaaaaaaacaaaaacgctcGTACTTAACGCTCATCTTAGGAAAGCGAATCAGCTCAGGGAAGGAGGAGGTAGCTACATAAATGTTGATCTGGAATTTCACTGATTACATAAATCTGAACCCTTCATCCACCGACGTGATCCAGTGCAGTCCAGGCTACCAAAATACAGTTCTAGACCGATGCAGACTGCGTGCACAGACTCATTCAGTGAAAGTCCTGTAGATTGGTGCCtgatttttagaaaaaaaaaaaccctcaaagcCCTAAACAGTATTTTCCCTTGTTGTACTTGTGTGCTACCAATGAAGAGGCCTTATTCATCAAAGAAACCTGTTTTGTGCTTATGACGAACCAAAAGaagtattttatatatatatatatatatatatatatatatatatatatatatatatatatatatatatatatatatatatatatatgaaaaccTAATACTTTCTATTATCATCACATGTGTATCAGATGAAGACTGTTACTTCCCTAAGGCCCAGATCTGcattagggggaaaaaaagcctttcTCACATTCTCTGTtcagcctgaaaaacaaaagaaaaacaaagaacttctaaaaaaaaaaaaaaaaaaaaaaagggatgatTAAGATTATATCTGCTCAGAGGATAAAGAAAGGTAAGATCAGATCTAGAAAAATAAGTGTTTCTACATCAATATAAATGGGTCTTCTTTTACGCCACATTAAAGGCGTCCAGTCCTGTCTAAGCAAATGTATTTCTGTATGCAGTAAAGTCAAGCTGAACCCAGATCTGTCAATAGATGAAGAAAGCTTCAAACATGCTGATGTACTGTAAGATCACAtgcacatccacacagacacacacagcccccaAAGCAGGCAGACAaacttaagtaaaaaaaaaaaaaaaaaaagcttctgttTAGTAGACACCATTACTCTCAGACTGAGCTTGGATTTGATTTAATCTGGAGTTTCCCTGTTatttaataagaaaaaagaaaaaaaaaaagccaggttGATTTCATGTTAGTATGAGCAGAACGTAAACTGCTCCACCAGATGAGCAGATCATTTAAACTCTTTTTCTGACCGGCTCTGAAAAACCTCCCCCGGATATATTCAACAGTGTCTCCACGAGGTCACCTCTCGCACACCAAAACGACATGTGCTGTCCCAACACGTGACCGAAAACCCCGCGAGCCCTCCCGCTAAAgtcatgacaaaaacaaacaaacaaaacaaacacaaactcctaCTGCACTACAATGCTCGCCTTAAGAATACCGTCATAGATGGAAGAGTGTAACACCTGCAAATATTCCTAAGTGACAGTGAGTGACTaataaaatcaacaacaaaagtGACTGAGATAAATGAGACTAATTTTCAAAAGAACTCAAGTGACTAGTGGTAACTTTTACTGACCgttacacaaagacaaagaggacaACGttggctgttaaaaaaaaaacaagagctgtGGAGAAACTGGTTGTTACGGTTAACGTGACGCTGAAGTGCTAAACATCCAAGTAACAacgaaaataaaacagaaaaccaaacatAATGGAAGCAGGAGCTCGGTGAAAACCACGCTACTCGACAGCTCAGCGGACTGGCAGCACTGACTGCGGGCCGACAGGGCGGAGGACCCGGACGCGCTCTAGTTCTCGTCGTCGTCCTCGTCGTCGTCTTCGTCGTCGTCCTCGCTGATGAGGTATCCGCGGGCCCCGCTGTGGTGTGGCGGAGGCGAGGGCGGAGGGGAGGTCTTGGTGAAGAAGGGGAGACGGAAGGTGGGAGACGGAGAGCGCTCCTCGCGGGTGGGGCTGCTGTCGGGGCTGTGCCTGGGGCTGATGGCCTGCAGCATGCGGCCTTTTCCTTCCTTTAGCATGTGTTTCTACGGAGGGGAGGACGGAGACGTGAAGAGTGAATATCTGCAATCAGCAAAATGTGAGGAGAAGACACGAACGCAGGACGAGCTGAGAAGTAAAAACGCTAAAGTGCTGTGTCTGTAaacagctctttgttttgtggTGACCTCCAAACCATCCTGGCTTCATTGTTCTTGGCTCATTCAGTGGAATCTGTTTGATATGGAGACCCCACTGAGGTCACTGGAGGGAAGTGTAGAGttgaaaaatattttagcaTGATTGTGCCATGAGCGTGCTGTATTTGAAATAGCTGTCTCATAATGGTACTTAAGGAAtagttggacattttgggaCAAACACTTGctcactttcttgccaagagctAGAGGAGATTGTTACTACTCAAATTTTGTAATTcttactattaaaaaaaaacattatagcaAAATGCAGGTGTGTTGGCATGTTATTAAATGTTTCTCTAAGCCAAGTGAGCTAAGCTGCACGTCACAGATCATGAAGCCTTCCTTCCCACTGCGACCTGTCTCCCAGGCAATCAACAGTGTAAATAAGGATGTGTTCTTAGTCACTCTGCCCGATTAAACAGTGATTAAAGGCCAAACCAAACCAACATCCTCACCAGAGCTCCCTCTGGGCCAAACATCTGCAGGAAGTTGCCGATGAACTCCCTGGATTTCTCCTCCCATTTCTGGATGAGGTCGAtgctcttctcctccaccttctgCACAAATTCCTTGCTCTTCTCCTCCACGTCGCGTACCTTCCTCTTCACCTTGTCCACGCGCTCCTGCAGGTGGTATTTCTTCTCCTGGTAAGAGTGGGGACGGCAAAGCCCGTGAATCACCTCagtcacgcacacactcacacaacagtGCCGACAACAAAACCAAAGCGGAGAGTTTCTTACATTGATGAAGCTGACGTTAAGCTCCTTGGCTGTGTACCCTCTCTGTAGGTTGCGTCTGACGTACACGTCATAGTCACGGACGATGCGTGTGATGATGTCAGAGGTGGAGATGCCCTCTGTCCGCTGGGTGGGAGCGAACATACCTAAGACACACAGCAGGGGTCAGTTATTATGGTTTATGGATTTTACCCTACTAGCTCATGGTTCagctgatgtatttttttttaaattatctaatacattaaaggaaaagtccACTGATTTAGAATTTCACTCCTACAATTGTCAGATTGATAATGATTAAAATACAGTGCATGGGAAATAGTAGTTAACACTGAACTGTATCTTGTAATTATTTGCGTACCACGCAACCACTACTGGTTACTTTGGCACTCACCAGCGTCTTTAATGTGCTTGTACACGTCATCACTGCCCGCTGAGGAGTATGGGATGTCATCATGGGCCACAAAGTCAATCTGGAAAGGTCATTACAACATACATCAACTCAGTAGATTGAGATCCACAAATTGTACATAAAACAGCAGGGAGAAGTTTACATTGTAAAACCAGGGGAGGTGGCTCACCAACTCATTCTCTTAGATTATtgtacaaacttttttttttttttttttttttgttggattcCTGCCTCAAAAATGTTGTTATCCACTCACGCGATGTTTCGCGAGGAACTCTGGCGTTAACGTCCAGGGGGCGTTTCGCACCACTTCATCCACGTAGCGGCAATGTGTGACGGCATCATAGCGCTCATCCTCGTTCATCACTGTGAAGCCCTTGTATTTATGGGTCAGGTCGTCACTGCACACTGCATTTAACAGAGAACGTAAACCAtggaacaaaaggaaaaacataaagCATGAGCTTGGAGGGTTTTTACACTGGTTTACACAGAAACGTCTTCAACTGATGGAGGGAGagcaaagcagcagacactgagaaACACTCAGGTCTACATTACTGTTACTTCAGCGTAGTATTTTTACTATGATGCAGTGGAAACCATCCATCCCATATGATACAATCATTTGACATatataaaacagacacaagaaCATCCAGCAATATCCCTCaggtaactttcaccatcagtaATCTAACTTTCACCAGACGTCTGAGTTCATCAGACTCGACTGTCTTCCTGTTTGTAGAGTTTCACACTTATGAAAGAAGCAGCTGTTAGAAGtcaatgtgaacacacacacacagacacacagactcatacgtACCTCCAACAATGAGGTGTGTATTTGGGAAGAGGCATTTTGCCTGCATGAGAGCTCTAGCGTGACCTGAGTGGAAAACGTCAAAGATGCCATCTGCATACACCCGCACTGGTCTGTCAGCTGGACGGAGACGAGACAAGACGAGATGAGACATGCAGAGATGAAAGATTCATAGTGAATCTGAAATCGTACTTGTTTGTCCATATACCTGACTGCCCTAACGCCTGAGAGGGAATTTACTAATATGGGGGAAATGCGAGTAGAAAGGGGAATATAAAAAGTCTCACAAGAGCAAGAGGCATGAGACAGACTGAGAAACTGTCTTAGAAAGACATATCTGCTGAAAGACTAAGACAATCTGACTCACGTGGCGTTCCCCTCTTGGCCTCCTCCATGTTGACTCTCACATAGGGTTTACCATCGGCTGGCTCGAGCTCATCCGCAAAAGGTGCAGGGTGTTTCAATCCCTAAAAGACCCGAACCAACAGCATGAAAGGATCAGTGACCAATGAAGTTTTGTATCATCACTAACACATTACAAAACTTTTAATATTCACTGTAAATCTATGAGtaaatttcacacacacacacacacacacacacacacacacacacaccgagagCCGTTAGAAACTGTTGGACAAATAAGCTGCTCAGCGACAGCTGTCTCACCACAGTACATCTGGGGATTTTCACAAGCCTCTCGCCCTCATCGGTCTCTCCGTTGGAgccatctcttcttctcttcctggTCAGCAGCAGCCCACTGGAGCTTTGGGCCTCCATCTGGATCAAAGGTCAAGACAAACACAATTAATTCCCTCAATGTTTCGAATGCACCACACACTGCTTTGCCATCTTCTAGTACGATTAGAAATGGACAAAGTAATGCAGACCCTCTGTAATATATGCCGGTGCTCTGGACATGACCTCTGTGTTATTTTACTAAGTATTAtataacatacagtacagacagACTGTAAATCTAGAGAGCTGAGAGGTTATGACAGATGACATATCCTGAGTCAACTTTGGCCCAGTAAGAGAGGGAGAACACAGTATGTGCCTTGGCTCAATGGACCACCACGAAGCcttggatgaaaaaaatacaattataAAAATAGCCTTTACTGACACACTTTAAGCAAACACCACCTGTTTCAACATAAAACATTCAGTTCCTTAACATACAGAAAATTAACCCTATCCAGCCATCACTTCAGATTCTGCTGTCACTCCTAAAGATCGGTTAAGTAGGGATGAATCTCCGTATGCCAGAGTCAGCAGTCCACCACAAGTGGGTGTTGTTTCATATTAAATGCTGACTGACTTCAGGTGACTTTGTTTTGCACATAACCTCCAGCTGGATGACGTTCCAGCGGCTGCACACACTGATATATTTAGAGGGAGTTTTGAAACTTCATTACCAAGtatgtcaaaaacaaaactgcaaaactggcaaaagttattttattatttttcttaatcTATTAGTTTACAGTATCCTAGAGCCCCAgctgatgtcttcaaatgtcttacTTCATACAATCAATCCCAAAGATATCTGATTTGAATAACATAAAACCGAGAAAAGCAGCGCAGTCTTACATTACTTAAAAATTATTTGAATGATGAATCAATCACCGAAAtaattgcattttaattttctgtcaattaacTGACTATGCAGAACCAAATAAACCGCGAAGAGTCTTAGCTCAGAGATCAGTGTCTTGGTAGAGTCTAAAACTGTCCTGTGTATCCCGGTAGAACAGGACTGGGATCTAAAATATCACATTAACATCACATTACATTCTGTGCACAAAGTCTGAAACACCTTTTAAGATCCCGTCCACAAAGATGATGTGAGTCCCACCCTATCTGTCAAAATACAGCAATATAATAGAAACTAGAGGTGATATCCAAtcacagagggttcctgtgttaTGGGGTAAGGCCGTGCCCCATTCCACACATTCCTTCATgccaccaaagaaaaaaaaaaaagaagccgcAGCTCATTAAAGGCAGGGGTCATCATTTTGAATCGCGTATCCTTGTCACTTCTTTAACTTGCAACTATGTCTCGATAATCCTCAGCTGGACATTTGCTGCTGTGTCAGTTATGAAAGTGTGACTCAGTATAATGAGCGACAGACGTGGCAGTACATGTCCCTGGCGGTGGCAGCTACCTGATCCAACACCGGGCACTTGCACAAACACCCAGCTGCCTCTTTCTCTTGGCCGCAGCTGAGCACCGTGAGTGAGAAGCCCTGCGGgtgctcccacacacacacacagacagagaagattTAACATGAACAGCACATGCCATCATAACTGAAACCGCCTGCTATAATAAGAAAGCAACAAAAGGACAGTGCCAAGTCTTGTTTGACCACATGCTTTGCAACTGAGATTCATGACCGAGTCAATAAAATATGAGAAGAATGTTTCTGACACCAGATACCTGTATCCAAACACCAGTTTTTAGGGCTGCAACCGGGTACTCATTATCACCATTAAAAAAtctggcaattttttttttcaactaatcATGTATCATTTACTCTATAAAATGCCAAAATAGTTAAAAATGCCCATCAAAGTTTCCCTGACTCCAA includes:
- the LOC121193697 gene encoding choline-phosphate cytidylyltransferase A-like, which codes for MEAQSSSGLLLTRKRRRDGSNGETDEGERLVKIPRCTVGLKHPAPFADELEPADGKPYVRVNMEEAKRGTPPDRPVRVYADGIFDVFHSGHARALMQAKCLFPNTHLIVGVCSDDLTHKYKGFTVMNEDERYDAVTHCRYVDEVVRNAPWTLTPEFLAKHRIDFVAHDDIPYSSAGSDDVYKHIKDAGMFAPTQRTEGISTSDIITRIVRDYDVYVRRNLQRGYTAKELNVSFINEKKYHLQERVDKVKRKVRDVEEKSKEFVQKVEEKSIDLIQKWEEKSREFIGNFLQMFGPEGALKHMLKEGKGRMLQAISPRHSPDSSPTREERSPSPTFRLPFFTKTSPPPSPPPHHSGARGYLISEDDDEDDDEDDDEN